The Pirellulales bacterium genome window below encodes:
- a CDS encoding PQQ-binding-like beta-propeller repeat protein, with protein sequence MTNSKFRVRLVFLIVPASLAALCAALANLRADQAVDSGNVAPPINAGPPINALADASAGVSGGGAGAGMNLGQQAATAQGELAGVEGYTQYAAEVVGAGPNDWSMWGGSSIRNNTPEAKNIPADWNPGEFDADTGAWKNKGAKNIKWVASLGFKSYGNPVVANGHVYVGTNNGHAYLKRYSADVDLGVLLCFDEKSGQFLWQDSNEKLPTGRVNDWPDEGVCSAPLVQGDRLWYVSNRGEVRCLSTAGLRGGKNVGPVTNEREMALKKNPNAAWEEDKEADVIWVLDMMKQLGTQQHNMSNCSITAAGDVLFVNTSNGVDEAHINLPAPYAPTFIAVDKNTGKVLWTDNSPGPNVLHGQWSSPTYAVINGQPQAILGCGDGWVYSFDPRTTGGKPTLLWKFDCNPKKAKYTLDRADRNHIIATPVIYNGLVYIGVGEDPEHGEGNGHLWCIDPTKRGDVSPELVFNSANPTTPIPPKRNQACVEADGDFTRANPNSACVWHYEGQDLNGNGKLDPEETMHRTCGTVAIKDDILMVADFCGIIHCLDAKTGKAYWTYDMLAASWASPLITDGKVFIGNEDGNMLVFKFGKTMELISKDADGKPGGIDMGSSIYSTPIVANGVLYISTRNLLFAIAAPGS encoded by the coding sequence GTGACGAATTCGAAATTTCGCGTACGATTGGTATTTCTGATCGTGCCTGCTAGTTTGGCGGCATTGTGTGCGGCGCTTGCAAATCTGCGGGCGGATCAAGCCGTCGATTCAGGAAATGTCGCGCCGCCAATTAACGCTGGGCCGCCGATCAACGCACTTGCGGATGCATCGGCCGGAGTTTCCGGCGGCGGGGCAGGGGCAGGCATGAATCTCGGCCAGCAGGCCGCGACCGCCCAAGGCGAGTTGGCCGGCGTCGAAGGATACACGCAGTATGCGGCGGAAGTCGTCGGCGCGGGGCCGAACGATTGGAGCATGTGGGGCGGCTCGTCGATCCGCAACAACACGCCGGAGGCCAAAAACATTCCCGCCGATTGGAACCCCGGCGAATTCGACGCCGATACCGGCGCGTGGAAAAACAAAGGGGCTAAAAACATCAAATGGGTGGCCTCGCTGGGCTTCAAAAGTTACGGCAATCCCGTGGTCGCTAACGGGCACGTATACGTGGGCACCAACAACGGCCATGCGTATTTGAAGCGCTATTCGGCCGACGTCGATTTGGGCGTGCTCTTGTGCTTCGACGAAAAATCAGGCCAATTTCTCTGGCAAGACAGCAACGAAAAACTTCCCACCGGCCGCGTGAACGATTGGCCCGATGAAGGCGTGTGCAGCGCCCCCTTGGTGCAAGGCGATCGGCTGTGGTACGTGTCCAACCGCGGAGAAGTGCGGTGTCTAAGTACGGCGGGACTGCGCGGCGGAAAGAACGTCGGCCCGGTGACCAACGAACGGGAAATGGCGCTCAAGAAAAATCCCAACGCCGCCTGGGAAGAAGACAAAGAAGCCGATGTGATTTGGGTGCTCGACATGATGAAGCAACTAGGCACGCAGCAACACAACATGTCGAACTGCTCCATCACTGCGGCCGGAGACGTGCTATTTGTGAACACCAGCAACGGTGTGGACGAAGCGCACATCAATTTGCCCGCCCCGTACGCGCCCACGTTTATTGCCGTCGATAAAAATACCGGCAAGGTGCTGTGGACCGACAATTCGCCCGGACCCAACGTGTTGCACGGCCAATGGTCGTCGCCGACGTATGCGGTAATCAACGGCCAGCCGCAGGCGATTTTGGGCTGCGGCGACGGCTGGGTGTATAGCTTCGATCCGCGCACCACCGGCGGCAAACCGACGCTGTTGTGGAAGTTCGACTGCAACCCGAAAAAAGCCAAGTACACGCTCGATCGCGCCGACCGAAATCACATTATTGCCACACCCGTGATTTACAATGGGCTGGTGTACATTGGTGTGGGAGAAGATCCGGAGCACGGCGAAGGGAACGGACATTTGTGGTGCATCGATCCGACGAAGCGCGGCGACGTAAGCCCGGAACTGGTGTTCAACTCGGCCAATCCGACTACGCCAATTCCGCCCAAGCGAAATCAGGCTTGCGTCGAGGCCGACGGCGACTTTACGCGCGCCAATCCCAACTCCGCCTGTGTGTGGCACTACGAAGGGCAAGATCTCAACGGCAATGGCAAGCTCGATCCGGAAGAAACCATGCACCGCACCTGCGGCACCGTGGCCATTAAAGACGATATTTTAATGGTGGCTGATTTCTGCGGCATCATCCATTGCCTCGACGCCAAAACCGGAAAAGCCTACTGGACCTACGATATGCTGGCGGCCAGTTGGGCCTCGCCGCTGATTACCGACGGCAAAGTGTTCATTGGCAACGAAGACGGCAACATGCTGGTGTTCAAGTTCGGCAAAACCATGGAGTTGATCTCCAAAGACGCTGACGGCAAGCCGGGGGGCATCGACATGGGCTCCAGCATTTACAGCACGCCGATTGTGGCCAACGGCGTGTTGTACATCTCCACGCGGAACTTGCTGTTTGCCATTGCCGCGCCTGGCAGTTGA